The Desertibacillus haloalkaliphilus DNA window TTCTAGTAGTAAAGAAAGGTAAAATAGATCAACTTGATTATAATACGAGAAGCAACTATGCAGCTTTACCTATTTATTCAGGAGATGCAGCTTTACCTATTTATTCAGGAGATGCAGAGTTAGCTTTAAACAAAGGTCATATTATAGAAAAAGATGGTTCGATGCTTCCTGAGAATGCCATTCAATCAACAGAGACAATAGGAGAACAAAATTAAAGTACGAAGAGCATTATCATAAGAAAATGGTAGTGCTTTTTTATTTGTCTGTATAAAATTTCACTACCCTTTTATTGGAAATGGATGATGTAATAACGAATGTTAGAATAATATAGGTTACTTAATTTTTCATTATTTATAAAAGGTGTGTGTTATATGATAAAAAAAGCGACTGTTGTTTTGACTGCAATTATTATAATTTTTCTTGGCTATAATATGTATTCACAAAATAAGGAAATCAAATTTTACGAGGATAATGCTGCTTCTTCTTTTAAAAGCTTATTGTTAATACTACACGATACTGAATATAAGCTGAATGAACTATTAGAAGAACCAAATATGATTAAAAGGGACGAACTACAAAGTGTGTCTGACAGACTATATGGTATTTTTAGTGTGAGCCACAATACAACTCATGCAATAAGGATTGCTTTTAATGAAGAAACAGAAAGATATTACAACTCTTTAGATAGCATTTTTAGAAATTTGGCAGATGCCAGTGCAAATTATCAGGTTAATGATGGTCAATTAAGCGAAGAGGATAAAGAAAGGTTAATAGAGGCACAAAAGCATTTAAAATTAGTTAATTATCACTTCCCTTATCAGAACAATATAACGGCTGAATATTTATCGAACGGTTTTGATGGTTTTAATAAGGAGAAGGAACTTAATTAAAAATATGATATTTGAGACGGTAAATATGGAAGTAGCTAAAAGTAAATATTAAATAATTAGGAGAATTTTCTACTGTAACTAAAGGTGAGTGTTTCTGAAATAAGCAGAGGTGATCTTTGAAAAGAAATTGTTAAATATGTGCAGATGCTTTTTTAGACATGATATAATATTATTAAAATTAATGAAGAATGTGAGGGATTCCCTATGTTATATGATGTTCTTCAAGAAAAGCGTGATCTAATTTTGAAAGTAGCCGAAGATCATGGTATCCAAAATGTTCGTGTTTTTGGTTCTGTTGCAAGGCATGAAGATGGACCTAAAAGTGATCTTGATTTACTTATTGAATTTGAGCAAGGAAGAAGTTTGTTTGATCTGATTCGAATTAAACAAGAGGTTGAAGACATACTCGATATTAGTGTCGATGTTGTAACAGAAAATTCAATTCATTGGAGTTTGAAAGAAGATGTTTTAAACGGAGCCATTCAACTATGAAGAATGAGAAAGTTTACTTACTTCATATTTTGGAGTGCATAGAAAATATTGAGTCATATATTCCAAATGGCGAAAGTGATTTCTTTAGTTCTAAATTAATTCAAGATGCGGTCATTTGTAATTTGGAAATTATCGGAGAAGCAACAAAACGTTATATCAAAATATTTTCGAAAACAACACCCCCATGTACCGTGGCGTGAGATGGCGGGATTAAGAGATGTCCTAATTCATGATTATTTTGGAGTAGATAACGGGATTGTATGGAACGTGGTTGAAAAAGAAATACCACTTTTAAAAGATAAAATATCGGATTTGTTAAATCAATACTAGGAAATGAATTGGCTTAGGTTTTGAAGAACCTAAAGCCTTTTTGCTATCTATATCGGTTTCCGGACGCTACCCCTTATCATTATGGAGGATTTAATGGCTAATATATAAAGATATTGGCTCAAGTAGACATATCCTTAAATACCAGGATCCAGAACCCTATTTTAATATCGATCACTTTATAGGTCCTTTGTGTCCTAAGGACTGATTTAAATATATATAGAATCCAATTATTTACAGTTTATTGGAGTAAAGGGCAGAATAACTTAACACAGGCGTTTTTAGGAGAGTTTTAATATTATGATGCAGGTTGCTTTAATAGTTGTTATTTATGGTACTTTGATCAGGAACACACTTATTGTGCTAACGGGAAGCAATAGTTGAACAAAAGGTTATCGCTGTTCCCCTAACGAAGCACTTATGTTAAATAAGAGAAGATATAAAATAACAAAAACTTGGGGAGGATTCATTATCAAGATTAGAACTATATGCACAATTGTTGCTATTGTCTTATCAATGGGTTTAGTTGGTTGTGTAAATAAGGATATAGATGTTAAATCTTCTCTAGTATTCTACGGAGAGAGCGATACTTGGACTGGAACATTATATGTAGAACAGCCCCAAAATAATGGAGAGAATACATTTCAGGTGAACCAACTATCCAACCTGACTTACAAAGGTGATTTTGAAAAAATCAGTAAGAAGCAGAAAGAAGAGGATGGTATCCCAGTTAGTTCTTCTTTTGGAGGTGTTAATATGAGAGATGGAGGTAGTGGTAGTCACATACAGCAAGCCACAGGATGGAATAATGCTAGAAGTCATTCAGGTGAATATGCAACAAAAGATGATGAGTTCAAAGTGGTTGTAGAATGGGACAACAAAAAAGAAACTTTTATAATGACCTTCAATGAGGAAAAGACCTCGAAGGCACAAAGACTTGGCCAAGAGGAAGTTCTTAGGAATTTTTATGAGCCACAAAAGTGACCTAGTGTGATTTCATTTTTTCGCTAACGGGTGCATTCCTCTAACAATCTAATCGCTTTCATAAAACTAATGAAGGGCAAAGTGAATCCAACAAAAAAATCTATGGGGCTGGAGGGCGTTTATTTATGAAATCCTATAAAATTCCTTTTATAATAATCCTTGTTTCGATATTAGTTGGTACTCTCGGCTATGTATTGTTTATGAATGTATTCATTCCAAATATTATGTAATTATATCTTTTATACAGCTTCAGTTAAATTTCACCAAACAATAACTATTATTAAAAGTAACCTTGTTTTGCTAACGGGTGCTTATGCTTAACAAGGCTAGGATAAATAGCTGTGAATTCAAATTATGATGAACTGTACTCTTAGTAAGGGTTAGCTTTCTTTTGTGACAAAAGAAAAAATAATCAAACAATGCTTATGTTGACTGGATTGACAATAGCAAGCAGAAACTACCGCTAAAATGTGATATTATGATTATAAGAAATAGGCGTATGGGAGGAATTGTTATGGCTGTAAGAAGAGAAGACCTGTACAAAATCATTGACAATATTTCAGAAAGAAATTTAGAAAAGGTAAAAGAAATCCTTGAAACCTTAACTAAATATGAAGAGCAATTTGAAGAAGTTGAAGCGACTAATGAAGAGAAAAAAGTAATTGAAGAGGCAATGAATGGGGAGTTTCATTCTTTTGAAGATGTTTTTAAGGATGACTTAGATGTTTGATATTAAAGTTTCAAACAAAGCCAAGAAGTTTGTTCAAAAACAGGACACTCCTACAAGAAAAAGAATAAAAAATGCTTTATTACAGCTAGCAGAATACCCGTATAATCGAAAAGAAAATGACATTAAAAAGATGAAAGGATACAGCGACACTTTTAGACTCAGAGTTGGTGGTATCAGAATGATTTATAAGGTGGAAGATGAAAAAGTTATATTGTATGTATTAGACATTGATTTTCGAGGTAACATCTATAAATAAAATACAAGGGTAATAGGTTGGGGGGAACTCCAAACCTTTTTTTGTTTTATAATTATTGATATTTGTGAAGTGATTTACTTAAAGTAACGGGTGGCTTTAATGAAAAGAGCTGTCATGAAGCAAGATCCTTTATAGTGCTAACAAACAGAATAGCAATAATTTTTCTTTACTCATTTAGTGGTGTGTAAAATTTTAGAAACTTTTGTTCATGGAAGGTTTTGATATAATGAAACTGAAAATTTTTATTTTTGTAATTTTATTTATGTTATCTGGGTGTATGGGAACTGGTGACAATAAAGACATCATGAGAGAACCGGATTTTCAAGGGCTGAATTCTACAGTTGATGATGAAAAAATGGTTTTTGTATACGTAGATGATGATAGAAACCAAAGAGAAAAGCAACAAAATGCTAGAACTGAATATGTTTACGCTTATTGGCTAAAGATTACCGATGATACGATCATTGTTAATGAAGAAGATGAAGAAGTAGCCATTGACGAAACCTTCTTAAAACATGTTGAAGCATGGGTCAAAGAGGAGTTTCAAGAAGAGCGTACAGAAGTGAATATTCATGATGTGTCTCTGGATAAAGAAAGTATATTCCCAGTATATACAGCAGACAAAATCAAACGTGTAGAAGTTGAACGAACAAAAAAGGATGTATTAGAAAAACTTAAATCCTATGAAGAGGGTAAGTTTACGTTACACTTGTTTATTGACGATGTTAACAAACAGTATGAAATGCGAGATGAAATAAATGAAGTGACGGACTTAATTTCCGATATAGAAGTAATAGAAACGGGTTCGGTGAGGTTAGGCCCCCCAGAAGATGCTAAATTATTAGACATTGATGAGTATCCAGTGTATATTGTTTTAGATACAGAGGATATTGTTTTAACAACACATCAACTCGATGGTGTGAAAGAATTTTTTAATGTGAAAGAGTAGTTATAGTCATTGTTTTGGGATAGTGGGGAGTCGGCGTAATGGAGTGGAGTAGCCGATATTCAATGAAACATGAGCGGTTGTCCAATAAAAATATAGTTGGAGCCCGTTCAACGGATGCAATAGCAAAAAAAGCTGTCGCCTCTTCAACTATTGAGGCAGGTTTATTTAACAAGCAGGACTGATAAGAAAAGAGCATAGTATGTAAGGGACGGAAGGGGAAATATGAAAATTAAATTATTTGCTATTGGTACTATACTTTTGTTACTTCTATCCGGATGCAATAATGAAAAAGAGTTTAATGAAATATTACAGGATGAACGAATACAATTATTGATTCATCAAGAGAAGGTGGATAATGGCGTTGTGCTATTCTATGTGCCTAACATTACTGGTGAAGGAGAAGATATAGAGGCAAGGCTTATTGAAAAAACACTCTTGGGTTGGGAAGCATCATTATTTCATAGAGGCGGAGGAAGTTCATTACATGCTATCCCTACTATTTTTCTGCCCAAAATGGGTGATAAATCTTTACTTTTTGGGTTTTATCCAAACAGCAATATTGATGAAATCAAAGTAGAATATAAACATGAGGATGTACTAAAAGAAGTTCAAGCCAAGGCAATAGAAAACAAGGAAAGACATATTTGGTTTGCATTTGTAAAACAGCCAAAAGTAAAAACGGTTTATACGATCAAAGGATTTTCTAATGGTGAATTGGTCGAGACTGTAAAAGAAGAATCAATGGGCATTTCTAATTAAAAAATAATGATAACGAGTAGAAATAGTGAAACAACAGGAACAGTCATAAAAGTGATTGTTCCTGTTTACTTTTGTTTAAGTGGGATATGGATTATTTAGATTAAGTATTTTTGGGTGGTGTTTTTTGATGAAAAGGAGTTTTATCTTTGTTATAACTTCGCTATTGTTAATGTTAAATACAGGTTGTGAAACAGAAAAACTTTCTAAAGAGGAGTATCAGATACAACTCGGTTCGTTATGGTGATAGTGAACATTGGAACCTAAGCGGGTATGAATTGAAAATTGAAGGTAACGAAATATTCGCTTGAAATGGGGAACTACAATATAAAGCGAAGGGGGATATAACCGATTATATTTCATTTAAAATGATTGCAATAATTAATGATGAAAAAGTTAAATTACAAGGGATGAAAATTGTTAGCTCGGTATCAAATTTTAACAATATAGAAACTGGTAGTGCTACACAGGAAATATCTATAATTATAGGGGAAGAAATAAGTCTTACAGATATAGATGATTATTATGGAGTTATAGAATGGATGTCAGCTGAGGGAGAAAGAAAGAGTGAAAAAATCAAGGCTTTTTAGATGAAAAAGGATTGTATTTCACTAATGGGTGCTTTACTAATAAATTCAAACGAAAACATACATCACAACTTTTTATTGACCTTTTCCTTATGAATTTTTCTTCTCCTGTCCCGCTCTATAATGAATACAATAAATTTTTCAATATCCTTGTCACCCAAGCCTTTTTGTTATAGTAACCGATGTTTGGATCGGGTCGATCGTTGTTACGTCCAAGGAGGTAATCGGTTGAACATGAAAGGCGTCAGCAAGCACGGCGTATTGTCAAATGGCCTTCCACCATTAACTCGCCGTGTGTTTGGATTGAATGTGAGAAAAATACTCACGCATCATGTTTTCGACATGCATTTTCATCGCCATCTGGAAGAAGTTGAATGAACTCTCATAGCCCCTTGAGAATGCCTTAAAAGCTGTGCTGCTTTCTTGATGCACTTTGATGCCGTGTTTGTGCATCTCTTGTTTTGTTTTCCGTAAATCAGCTGTGACTTGCTTAATGATCGTTTCAATGAATTCAATATATGGTTCGTTAATCTTGAACGTGGTTGATTGCTTAATAGATGCTAAATCGCGTTCAAGTACTTTTCTTAATAGTGGCAGGAAAATATACTTATGGACAATCGCTTGCTCTTGTTCATTTAAGTACGTCATCGAATCAACTCCACAGTAAAAGGTATACTTCTATTATATAAGAACGATTGTTCTGTTACAAGTTAACGAGTGAAAATCAATGAGCTGAGAAAAGAACATCCACCATACTAATAAATTGACATCAGCCTACATCAACATTAATTTGGAAGAACCTAATTATTAATGGTGTTCAATTAGAGTACGAACAGAAGGAAATGTTAAATTGGATACATACACATTTTGCTGAGAAAATTCTGTTAGACGATATTGCACGAGCTGGCGGGTTAAGTCGTTCTGAATGCTGTCGATATTTCAAACGAATTCTAAAAAAACACCTTTGAATTATGTAACTGATTATCGAATTCAAAAAAGCCTACTTTTATTACAACAATCAGAATCCAATGTCACTGATGTTGCGTATCAAGTAGGGTTTTAATAGTACAAGTTATTTCATTGAGAAATTCCGAGAGTCAATGAAGATGACACCATTAGCATACAAAAAATATAAAAATCGTTGAGGTTGCCAATGGTAATATGTATGTGGATAAATATAGAGATCATATTCATTCTCCAATTGATAAAGATTCATTCACCGTTATACGATAGTAAAGACACTATATTAAGAGGGACGATGAAATCGCCCCAAAAAATTAATTTCTAGCAAGCCCTCTTTCAAATACTGCTAGATGGTTTAAAGAGGCATTACGTAGTTGAGTAAACACAATTCTTACATCATTAGGGATGTTTAGTGATAAAAATCTTTCGTACATCGATATGTTTTCTATTTCTCCTTGAACACCTGCAGCATACGCAGCCTTTAGATTTTCTGGAGTTGTAACAAACGATTGTGAAATATCATCAGGTAATGGTATTTGATAGCGTTCAAAAAGTGGTAATAATGCACGAATATGCCTTTTTTCTGCTTCTCTAATTTGTACAAATGTCCGTATGTTACCAAAGGCTTCGATAATGTTGTTATATCTTGCTTGAGCCAAATATTCGTCTTGAAGGGCATAAGTCAACATTTGAGGTACGGACAACGAAGGAGCGTTTAAAGCCGCTTTAGCGCCATAGTCTTCGATTTGCCTATGGGTATGCATTACCTTTGGATCTTTCGAAAAAAAAAAAACAAAAACCAGACAGCGTGATTTTGTTCATCTCCTGCCGCGCGTCGAAACCTATCCTTTATTGTAGGATCTTGCGCTTTATCTGTTATATCTAAATAAAAATCTACAGCCTCTTGTTCATCTTTAAAGGCAAATTCAATGCCGGCTCTATAATCGTCTGGACAGTCCTCGATGATTTGATAAGATGGCTGTCTTCCTGTTAAATGAGTATAAATTCTACTAAATTCCTCAAGATGTCGTTTTTCATCTTTTTGAATTTCAAGTATTCTATCGCTTTCATCCTGTGTTGGTGCCATTTCGGCTAATTTCTCGTAACAAGCAACAGCACTATACTCGGCATTAATTGCTTTTTGGATATCATTTAACAGTTGAGTATCAGGTGCCGCCCGATAAAAATCATTATAGTATGGAACATAATATGGTTGATTTGAATACATAATTTTCCTCCCTTTTTAAACTTTCTACTTATTTAATT harbors:
- a CDS encoding nucleotidyltransferase family protein → MLYDVLQEKRDLILKVAEDHGIQNVRVFGSVARHEDGPKSDLDLLIEFEQGRSLFDLIRIKQEVEDILDISVDVVTENSIHWSLKEDVLNGAIQL
- a CDS encoding type II toxin-antitoxin system RelE family toxin, yielding MFDIKVSNKAKKFVQKQDTPTRKRIKNALLQLAEYPYNRKENDIKKMKGYSDTFRLRVGGIRMIYKVEDEKVILYVLDIDFRGNIYK
- a CDS encoding ferritin-like domain-containing protein; protein product: MHTHRQIEDYGAKAALNAPSLSVPQMLTYALQDEYLAQARYNNIIEAFGNIRTFVQIREAEKRHIRALLPLFERYQIPLPDDISQSFVTTPENLKAAYAAGVQGEIENISMYERFLSLNIPNDVRIVFTQLRNASLNHLAVFERGLARN
- a CDS encoding ferritin-like domain-containing protein, which translates into the protein MYSNQPYYVPYYNDFYRAAPDTQLLNDIQKAINAEYSAVACYEKLAEMAPTQDESDRILEIQKDEKRHLEEFSRIYTHLTGRQPSYQIIEDCPDDYRAGIEFAFKDEQEAVDFYLDITDKAQDPTIKDRFRRAAGDEQNHAVWFLFFFFRKIQR